The following coding sequences lie in one Methylotenera versatilis 301 genomic window:
- a CDS encoding shikimate kinase: MVGKLSNIYFIGLMGAGKTTIGRLIAKQLGMVFYDSDHEIERKTGVKIPLIFELEGVDGFRKRETAALEELCQLENIVMATGGGAVLLPENRELLKNNGKIVYLRASVHDLWLRTRNDKSRPLLQGGNIRQKLEQLYIDRDPIYAALADCIVDTGAQSANEITSYIEQLIKEASNKEAVK, translated from the coding sequence ATGGTTGGTAAATTGAGCAATATCTATTTCATAGGTCTGATGGGGGCTGGTAAAACCACTATTGGTCGCTTAATAGCTAAGCAATTAGGTATGGTTTTTTATGATTCTGATCATGAAATTGAGCGTAAGACTGGCGTTAAAATTCCGCTTATATTTGAATTGGAGGGAGTTGATGGATTTCGTAAGCGCGAGACAGCTGCACTTGAGGAGTTGTGTCAGCTTGAAAATATAGTAATGGCTACGGGAGGGGGAGCTGTATTGCTACCTGAAAATCGTGAGCTTTTAAAAAATAATGGCAAAATAGTCTATTTGCGCGCTAGTGTGCATGACTTATGGTTGCGAACTCGTAACGATAAATCTCGCCCACTACTACAAGGCGGCAATATTAGACAAAAATTAGAACAGCTTTATATCGATAGAGATCCAATATATGCTGCCTTAGCTGATTGTATTGTTGATACGGGCGCACAGTCCGCAAATGAAATCACTAGTTATATTGAACAATTGATTAAAGAGGCTAGTAACAAAGAAGCGGTAAAGTAG
- a CDS encoding pilus assembly protein PilP → MNSVNLRLKRESARKMWFKISSAFLLGLCLVACSGGDGDDLDSFIKNSAKDMRPKIKPLPEVKPYLALQYNADGKLSDPFHPRKASNKSSSLQPNMNRPKEPMEAYPLESIKYVGLLSKTKLTYALLLTPDNGVQQVKVGNYVGQNFGMITKITDSEVELKEIVQDELSGDWIERVSNLPLQE, encoded by the coding sequence ATGAATTCAGTGAATTTGCGATTAAAACGAGAATCTGCACGTAAGATGTGGTTCAAAATCTCATCAGCTTTTTTGCTAGGCTTATGCTTGGTTGCATGCAGTGGTGGTGATGGCGATGATTTGGATAGCTTTATTAAAAACTCTGCAAAGGATATGCGACCAAAGATTAAGCCTCTTCCTGAGGTGAAGCCGTATCTCGCTCTACAATATAATGCGGATGGCAAGCTTAGTGACCCATTTCACCCACGCAAAGCATCGAACAAGTCCAGCAGCTTGCAACCTAATATGAACCGGCCTAAAGAGCCTATGGAAGCGTATCCATTAGAGAGTATTAAATACGTCGGTCTGTTGTCAAAAACCAAACTCACTTACGCTTTACTGTTAACACCAGATAACGGCGTGCAACAAGTTAAAGTGGGTAACTACGTGGGTCAAAATTTTGGCATGATCACAAAAATTACTGATAGCGAAGTTGAGCTAAAAGAGATTGTGCAGGATGAGCTTTCAGGGGATTGGATAGAGCGAGTTTCTAATTTGCCATTGCAAGAATGA
- a CDS encoding PilN domain-containing protein yields the protein MIRVNLLPHRQIRREARQREFGLMALFSAIAAAVVIFLGYTYITAKIDAQAERNARLDAAIVKLDKEIADIKDLKDQISTMLERKQVVENLQTNRSQAVVVLDELSRQLPEGMYLKSIKQQGNIISVEGVADTNARVATLVRNLSTSNWMESPSLVEIKSVVVNTLKQNAFALNVNIKVPKVETDEKSVKGGK from the coding sequence ATGATACGCGTAAATCTGTTACCACATCGCCAAATTAGACGTGAAGCACGTCAGCGTGAGTTTGGATTGATGGCATTGTTTTCAGCGATTGCTGCCGCAGTGGTTATCTTTTTGGGCTACACCTATATCACAGCAAAAATCGATGCGCAGGCGGAGCGCAATGCGCGCTTAGATGCTGCTATCGTGAAACTAGATAAAGAGATTGCTGATATTAAAGATCTGAAAGATCAAATCAGCACTATGCTAGAACGTAAGCAAGTAGTAGAAAATCTGCAAACAAACCGCAGTCAAGCTGTAGTTGTGCTTGATGAGCTTAGTCGGCAACTGCCAGAAGGTATGTACCTTAAGAGTATTAAGCAGCAGGGTAATATAATTTCAGTAGAAGGTGTTGCGGACACTAATGCGCGTGTTGCCACTTTGGTAAGAAATCTCTCCACTTCAAATTGGATGGAGTCTCCAAGCTTAGTTGAAATAAAGTCTGTGGTGGTCAATACGCTTAAGCAGAATGCCTTTGCACTGAATGTAAATATTAAGGTTCCTAAAGTCGAAACTGATGAAAAGTCAGTTAAAGGTGGAAAATAA
- the pilQ gene encoding type IV pilus secretin family protein has protein sequence MKNNTWVGKFLQVFLLLGLTLVSGLSLAEEQSTLKNKIESVDFSSLPGGRVAIHIKTTVPLANAPAGFTLNSPARIALDFPGVANGTAKTNIQADQGSLKSVTLAQAKERTRIVLNLSKNVGYNTTINGNDVTIMLQANEASANVGVETKFAEPTLGQQQFAINNVDFARGKNGEGRIIVDLSSASAGINIKQKGKTIVVDFLNTDVPANLQRRLNVTNFNTPVIYVDTMKQGKNGQMVIEPKGNWEQSAYQADKKFIIDVRQVVEDPNKLVRGSKPGYAGEKLSLNFQNIEVRSVLQVIADFTGLNIITSDTVTGNLTLRLKDVPWDQALDIITQSKGLSMRKTGNVILVAPAEEVAAKEKQMLEAAQQINDLEPVRTEVFTLKYMKAESLKDILSDPKQKILSKRGSAVLDPRTNTVFVQDTSKYLDQVQAIISKVDVAVKQVMIESRLVIADDKYSKALGARLGITQGNQSASGNINRTISGSLGNRYTASSAATLTQGTHNGAIQTNDTNQLNNNNVANSVLTSSDGLPDLMSNLAVANATGSIAYSIFSKAAGLVLNMELTAMESDGHGKIVSSPRVTTANQHKAKIAAGTEIPYLEASSSGAATVSFKSAVLSLEVTPQITPDDKIIMELDVKKDRVGQVFSGVPSIETQNINTQVLVGNGETAVLGGIFEQTVRNDVEKVPFFGDLPIMGNLFKKRTTQNDKQELLIFITPRIMDESLNLQ, from the coding sequence ATGAAAAACAACACATGGGTAGGCAAATTTTTACAGGTTTTTTTACTGTTGGGATTAACATTAGTTTCAGGCTTATCATTAGCTGAGGAGCAGTCCACGCTAAAAAATAAAATAGAGAGTGTAGATTTTTCATCTTTGCCCGGAGGCAGAGTTGCCATTCATATAAAAACTACAGTACCACTTGCAAATGCGCCTGCTGGATTCACTTTGAATAGCCCTGCACGAATAGCTTTAGATTTTCCAGGTGTAGCTAATGGCACTGCTAAAACGAATATCCAAGCCGATCAAGGTTCACTTAAAAGTGTCACACTTGCACAGGCTAAAGAGCGCACTCGCATCGTATTAAATCTATCTAAAAATGTAGGTTATAACACCACAATCAATGGTAATGATGTAACCATCATGCTACAAGCGAACGAAGCAAGTGCAAATGTCGGTGTGGAAACAAAGTTTGCAGAACCGACACTTGGCCAACAACAATTTGCAATTAACAATGTTGATTTTGCCCGAGGTAAAAATGGTGAAGGACGCATCATTGTCGATTTATCATCTGCTTCAGCAGGGATCAATATCAAACAAAAGGGAAAGACCATTGTTGTGGACTTTCTTAATACGGACGTTCCTGCAAACTTACAGCGTCGCCTAAATGTGACCAATTTCAATACACCTGTTATTTATGTTGACACGATGAAACAAGGTAAGAATGGGCAAATGGTGATCGAGCCTAAGGGGAATTGGGAACAATCAGCTTACCAAGCTGACAAAAAATTCATCATCGACGTGCGTCAAGTGGTTGAAGATCCAAATAAGCTGGTTCGTGGTTCTAAACCCGGCTATGCGGGTGAGAAGCTTTCGTTAAATTTCCAAAATATTGAAGTGCGCTCAGTATTGCAAGTGATTGCAGATTTTACTGGTTTGAATATTATTACAAGCGATACAGTGACTGGTAATCTGACTTTACGTTTAAAAGATGTTCCATGGGATCAAGCTTTGGACATTATTACTCAAAGTAAAGGCTTATCAATGCGCAAAACTGGCAATGTTATTTTAGTCGCGCCTGCTGAAGAGGTTGCTGCTAAAGAAAAACAAATGTTGGAAGCTGCACAGCAAATTAATGATTTGGAGCCAGTTCGTACTGAAGTCTTTACTCTGAAGTACATGAAAGCAGAGTCATTAAAAGACATCTTGAGCGATCCCAAGCAGAAGATTTTATCTAAACGAGGAAGTGCTGTGTTAGACCCGCGCACTAACACAGTGTTTGTGCAAGATACATCTAAATATTTAGACCAGGTACAAGCCATTATAAGTAAAGTCGATGTGGCCGTTAAGCAGGTGATGATTGAGTCAAGATTAGTGATTGCTGATGATAAATATAGCAAAGCTCTGGGTGCTAGACTTGGTATTACTCAGGGCAATCAGTCCGCTAGCGGCAACATTAACAGAACTATAAGTGGATCCTTAGGTAATAGATACACTGCTTCATCCGCAGCAACCCTTACACAGGGTACACATAATGGTGCAATTCAAACAAATGATACTAATCAATTAAACAATAATAATGTCGCTAATTCAGTATTAACAAGTTCCGATGGCCTACCTGACCTTATGTCGAATTTGGCGGTAGCAAATGCTACGGGTTCTATAGCGTATAGTATATTTAGTAAAGCTGCTGGATTGGTGCTTAATATGGAGTTGACAGCTATGGAATCAGATGGGCATGGTAAAATTGTTTCTAGCCCTCGTGTAACTACTGCTAATCAACACAAGGCTAAAATTGCAGCAGGTACCGAGATTCCTTACCTGGAAGCAAGTAGTAGTGGTGCGGCCACAGTATCATTTAAATCTGCAGTATTGAGTCTAGAAGTAACCCCACAAATTACACCTGATGATAAAATCATTATGGAGCTTGATGTTAAGAAAGATCGAGTGGGGCAGGTATTTAGTGGTGTGCCTTCTATTGAAACGCAAAATATTAATACGCAGGTACTTGTTGGTAATGGTGAAACTGCAGTGCTAGGTGGTATTTTTGAGCAAACAGTACGTAATGATGTGGAAAAAGTACCGTTTTTTGGAGACTTACCAATTATGGGTAATTTATTCAAAAAAAGAACTACTCAAAATGACAAGCAAGAGTTGCTTATATTCATTACTCCTAGAATTATGGATGAGAGCCTAAACTTACAGTAA
- a CDS encoding porin: MNNTIKLAVASALLAAASNASAGIMIPAGDWTLDIGGVVNMYYTSTRHTGDDAGTLTAGTNNNGTKTKSNITTGLLPNYLTVSGKTRQNDLDVGFTISMQPGAATTSSLSGGGGNENRQQFITFGDASWGSIKLGKDLGIFASDAILNDMTLLGVGSGAGTLNGTTTLGRIGTGYIYADWKNQIAYSSPNWNGFSFTAGVSQGWNANGTGSPYAANGTTTQAGGSQPAFEAKASYSWAGDFAGKVWVSGISQKMRGIGATAGNAAGFAFDPTTGGSIPVAATAASSGTDDRSEAVDFGGTINVAGFGLTGYYFTGSGIGNQYQFSSGYDALGQARDSDGGYVQATYTIPGVGTKLGASWGTSNLDATSNDARGDVSSEMWTIGAYHPLTKHLNLVAEYSDAKDTVDARGAFAETKSKAKTVSLGAILFF; encoded by the coding sequence ATGAATAACACAATTAAATTAGCAGTTGCTTCAGCTCTATTAGCTGCAGCTTCAAACGCTTCAGCTGGTATCATGATTCCAGCTGGTGATTGGACTTTAGATATCGGTGGTGTTGTAAACATGTACTACACATCAACACGTCACACTGGTGATGATGCTGGTACACTAACTGCTGGTACAAACAACAATGGTACAAAAACAAAATCAAACATCACAACTGGCTTGTTACCTAACTACCTAACAGTTTCAGGCAAAACACGTCAAAATGATTTAGATGTTGGTTTCACTATTAGTATGCAGCCAGGTGCTGCAACAACTTCATCACTTTCAGGTGGCGGCGGTAACGAAAATCGTCAACAATTTATCACATTCGGTGATGCTTCTTGGGGTTCTATCAAACTTGGTAAAGATTTAGGTATTTTTGCTTCAGATGCTATCTTAAATGATATGACATTGTTAGGCGTTGGTTCTGGTGCTGGTACATTGAACGGTACTACTACTTTAGGTCGTATCGGTACTGGTTACATCTACGCTGACTGGAAAAACCAAATTGCTTACTCATCACCAAACTGGAACGGCTTCAGCTTTACAGCTGGTGTAAGTCAAGGTTGGAATGCTAATGGTACAGGTAGCCCATATGCAGCAAACGGAACAACAACACAAGCTGGTGGTTCTCAGCCAGCATTTGAAGCTAAAGCTAGCTATTCATGGGCTGGTGACTTCGCTGGTAAAGTTTGGGTTTCTGGTATTTCACAAAAGATGAGAGGTATCGGCGCTACTGCTGGTAATGCAGCTGGTTTCGCATTCGATCCAACAACTGGTGGTTCAATTCCAGTTGCTGCTACTGCAGCATCTTCTGGCACGGATGACCGTAGTGAAGCAGTTGATTTCGGCGGCACCATTAATGTTGCTGGTTTTGGTTTAACTGGTTACTACTTCACAGGTTCTGGTATTGGTAACCAATATCAATTCTCAAGTGGTTATGATGCACTAGGTCAAGCTCGTGATTCTGATGGCGGTTATGTTCAAGCTACCTATACTATTCCAGGTGTTGGTACTAAATTGGGTGCAAGCTGGGGTACTTCTAACTTAGATGCAACTTCTAATGATGCACGTGGTGATGTTTCAAGCGAAATGTGGACTATCGGTGCATATCATCCTTTAACAAAACACTTGAACTTGGTAGCTGAGTACTCAGATGCTAAAGATACAGTTGATGCTAGAGGTGCTTTTGCAGAAACTAAATCAAAAGCAAAAACAGTTTCTTTAGGCGCAATCTTATTCTTCTAG
- a CDS encoding type 4a pilus biogenesis protein PilO, whose product MKLDDFNNIDFNNAGSLPAAVKAVLLAFIFLVILALGYYFLWTDAFTSLDTAKAKEEELRKTFLDKQAQAVNLAGYKQQMVEIEKTFGALLKQLPDKSQMDGLLTDINQAGLGRGLEFELFKPGQETQAEFYAEMPISIKVLGTYHDLGAFATDISKLSRIVTLNDISVTTGKDGKEAKSNNADVILVMEATARTYRYLDADEIAVKKKNDAKNKAGGKS is encoded by the coding sequence ATGAAGTTAGATGATTTTAATAATATAGATTTTAATAATGCTGGTAGCTTGCCAGCCGCTGTTAAAGCCGTATTGCTTGCATTCATATTTCTAGTTATTTTGGCTTTGGGCTACTATTTTTTGTGGACCGATGCTTTTACTTCGCTTGATACTGCAAAGGCAAAAGAGGAGGAGTTGCGAAAAACTTTCCTTGATAAGCAAGCACAGGCAGTTAATTTGGCAGGGTATAAGCAGCAAATGGTAGAGATTGAAAAAACCTTTGGTGCATTGCTAAAGCAGTTGCCTGACAAATCTCAAATGGATGGATTGCTCACTGATATTAACCAGGCTGGTTTGGGTCGTGGCTTGGAATTTGAGCTTTTTAAACCTGGTCAGGAAACACAAGCAGAATTTTATGCGGAAATGCCAATATCAATTAAGGTGCTTGGTACTTATCATGATTTAGGCGCATTTGCCACCGACATCTCTAAGTTGTCACGCATCGTGACTCTGAACGATATCTCCGTCACCACTGGTAAAGATGGTAAGGAGGCTAAATCAAATAACGCAGATGTGATATTGGTCATGGAAGCTACAGCTAGAACTTACAGATATTTAGATGCAGATGAAATTGCAGTTAAGAAGAAAAATGACGCAAAGAATAAAGCAGGTGGAAAAAGTTGA
- a CDS encoding deoxyguanosinetriphosphate triphosphohydrolase: MSNLATYAANPEETIGRHFDEPASETRNAFQRDRDRIIHSTAFRRLEYKTQVFVNHEGDLFRTRLTHSLEVAQMARGIARTLNLHEDLTEAIALAHDLGHTPFGHAGQDALNACMRDFGGFEHNLQSLRVVEKLEQRYAEFDGLNLTFEVREGILKHCSIKNARLLGDVGQRFLDKTSPSLEAQLTNFADEIAYNNHDIDDGLRSGLITVDQLAKVELFANNLAVVKAKYPKLEQKRLIHETVRRMINTLVVDLCTHSAQNIAQPQPKSIVDIRQLPQLIGFSGQVAEQNQKLKQFLRKNLYHHYKVNRMSAKAARIVRELFEAFFENTGLLPNEFQLSAETDKARAVADYIAGMTDRFAIREHRKLFTVEEYL; this comes from the coding sequence ATGAGCAATCTTGCGACTTACGCTGCAAATCCAGAAGAAACAATAGGGCGTCATTTTGACGAACCTGCATCAGAAACGCGGAATGCTTTTCAGCGTGACCGGGATCGCATTATTCACTCCACAGCCTTTCGTCGCCTAGAATACAAAACTCAAGTTTTCGTGAACCATGAAGGAGATTTATTTCGTACAAGGCTAACGCATAGTCTTGAAGTTGCACAAATGGCGCGAGGTATTGCCCGCACACTCAATCTGCATGAAGACTTAACTGAAGCAATCGCGTTGGCGCACGATTTGGGTCATACACCATTCGGCCACGCAGGTCAGGATGCACTAAATGCCTGCATGCGTGACTTTGGTGGCTTTGAACATAACTTACAATCATTAAGGGTGGTTGAAAAGCTAGAACAGCGTTACGCGGAGTTCGATGGCCTCAATCTTACCTTTGAAGTGCGGGAAGGCATACTCAAGCATTGCTCAATCAAGAATGCAAGGCTACTAGGCGATGTTGGGCAGCGCTTTTTAGATAAAACCAGCCCAAGCTTAGAAGCGCAGCTTACAAACTTTGCTGATGAAATTGCCTATAACAACCACGATATTGACGATGGGTTGAGATCAGGCTTAATTACCGTAGATCAACTCGCAAAAGTTGAATTGTTTGCCAATAACTTAGCTGTAGTCAAAGCTAAATATCCGAAGTTGGAGCAAAAACGTTTAATACACGAAACTGTGCGGCGGATGATCAATACATTAGTGGTCGATTTATGTACGCATAGTGCTCAAAATATAGCGCAACCTCAACCAAAAAGTATTGTTGATATTCGCCAATTACCTCAATTGATTGGCTTTAGTGGTCAAGTTGCGGAACAAAATCAAAAGCTCAAACAGTTTTTACGCAAAAACTTATATCACCACTACAAAGTAAATCGCATGAGCGCAAAAGCGGCACGCATCGTACGTGAGCTCTTCGAAGCTTTTTTTGAGAACACTGGGTTGCTACCTAATGAATTTCAATTATCTGCAGAAACAGATAAAGCGCGGGCAGTTGCTGACTATATTGCAGGCATGACGGATCGCTTTGCTATTCGCGAACATCGTAAATTGTTTACCGTGGAAGAGTATTTGTAA
- the aroB gene encoding 3-dehydroquinate synthase → MQTLKVELANRSYPIHIGRHLLSDASLILPHLKRKHVAIVTNTTVAPLYLDQLSSSLKAEGVTVIQIILPDGEAYKNSETLNIIYDALLQNRCERSTTLIALGGGVIGDLTGYAAATYLRGVPFIQVPTTLLSQVDSSVGGKTGINHPLGKNMIGAFYQPQLVLADIDTLQTLPPREFSAGVAEVIKYGLIRDADFFDWLETNMTSLMQLDEQVLSYAIYHSCQNKADVVAKDEHEQGERALLNLGHTFGHAIENAMGYGVWLHGEAVAAGTVMAADLSQRMGWLSDHDVTRIKSSFEGANLPIKPPSLGVEKYLDLMSLDKKVENGKIRLILQQGIGKSVITSDYDAEKLKETLAV, encoded by the coding sequence ATGCAAACACTAAAAGTAGAACTGGCTAATAGAAGTTACCCAATACATATCGGGCGTCATCTGCTCTCTGATGCGAGTTTAATATTGCCTCATCTTAAGCGCAAACATGTTGCTATTGTTACCAATACAACAGTTGCTCCGTTGTACTTAGATCAGTTAAGTAGCAGTTTGAAAGCTGAAGGCGTAACTGTCATTCAGATTATATTACCCGACGGCGAAGCCTATAAAAATTCGGAAACACTTAACATCATTTATGATGCTTTGCTGCAAAATCGCTGTGAACGAAGCACTACGCTCATAGCGCTTGGTGGTGGCGTGATTGGTGATTTAACTGGCTATGCTGCCGCAACATATTTGCGTGGTGTGCCATTTATTCAAGTTCCTACTACATTGCTGTCGCAGGTGGATTCGTCGGTTGGTGGTAAAACTGGCATTAATCACCCGCTGGGTAAAAACATGATAGGTGCTTTTTATCAACCACAATTAGTTCTGGCGGATATTGACACTTTACAAACATTACCTCCGCGAGAGTTTTCCGCAGGTGTTGCCGAAGTTATCAAATATGGATTAATTCGCGATGCTGATTTTTTTGATTGGCTAGAAACTAATATGACCAGCTTGATGCAGTTGGATGAGCAAGTGCTGAGCTATGCCATTTACCACTCGTGCCAAAATAAAGCTGATGTAGTTGCCAAAGATGAGCATGAGCAAGGTGAGCGAGCTTTGCTAAATTTAGGTCACACGTTTGGACATGCCATTGAAAATGCAATGGGTTATGGCGTTTGGTTGCATGGTGAAGCTGTTGCTGCTGGCACGGTGATGGCTGCAGACTTATCACAACGTATGGGCTGGTTAAGTGACCATGATGTTACAAGAATTAAAAGTAGTTTTGAGGGTGCAAACTTACCGATAAAGCCGCCAAGCTTAGGTGTGGAAAAATATCTAGATTTGATGTCGTTAGATAAAAAAGTGGAAAATGGCAAGATCCGTCTCATCTTGCAGCAGGGTATTGGTAAATCAGTCATCACCAGTGACTATGATGCGGAAAAACTAAAAGAAACATTGGCGGTATGA
- a CDS encoding replication initiation factor domain-containing protein, whose protein sequence is MKVYKKLDFIKTAFGSGIGASALALTESPNEGGTTASEYAAASQSTTHPRLVIRGESLNTKSHEDSGESYELFSFNGKPVLISTPLPKSDGEPYAAITDFLNCTFPYKEHDHDELVFDLINCLGNSFSPLSNRFRGLHGLEHSIQLGESKTFLAYGGQNNTAFLSIPGEACHMIPSWANLAKLLQNKLKAKITRWDGAVDDFIGLHTVDSAVELYIAGAFNAGGKRPSCDQRGNWLMPDGNGRTFYIGKRENGKMMRIYEKGMQLGEKWSPWVRWEIELHNVDREIPWDVLLEPGKYVAGAYPKATGWIQNEMSRVRTMQNTTRISYDHMTACTSLSFGKHLNVMLEVEGSAEKVLQKLIRDGIPKRLDLPIVDKNEGWDK, encoded by the coding sequence ATGAAAGTATACAAAAAACTAGACTTTATTAAGACCGCGTTCGGCTCGGGGATTGGGGCGAGCGCGCTAGCGCTGACCGAATCACCGAACGAAGGCGGAACCACGGCTTCGGAATATGCAGCAGCTTCCCAATCGACCACCCACCCCCGTCTGGTAATACGGGGGGAAAGTTTAAATACTAAATCTCATGAAGATAGCGGTGAAAGCTACGAACTATTCAGCTTTAATGGTAAACCTGTACTTATTTCCACCCCATTACCAAAATCTGATGGTGAACCATATGCAGCAATTACTGATTTTCTAAATTGCACATTTCCCTATAAAGAACACGATCATGATGAATTGGTATTTGATTTAATCAATTGTCTAGGTAACTCCTTCTCCCCACTAAGTAACCGCTTCAGGGGCTTGCATGGCTTGGAACATTCAATCCAGCTAGGAGAGTCTAAAACATTCCTAGCCTATGGTGGGCAAAACAATACTGCATTTTTATCAATACCAGGTGAAGCCTGCCACATGATTCCTAGCTGGGCTAATTTAGCTAAGCTACTCCAGAATAAACTTAAAGCCAAAATCACACGCTGGGATGGCGCTGTTGATGATTTTATTGGCTTACATACAGTCGACTCTGCGGTTGAGTTGTATATAGCAGGTGCATTTAATGCAGGCGGGAAAAGACCAAGTTGCGATCAAAGAGGCAATTGGTTAATGCCAGATGGTAATGGACGCACTTTTTATATCGGTAAACGAGAAAACGGAAAAATGATGCGTATCTATGAAAAAGGTATGCAACTAGGTGAGAAATGGAGTCCATGGGTTAGATGGGAAATTGAACTTCATAATGTTGATAGGGAAATTCCTTGGGATGTTTTACTTGAGCCAGGCAAATATGTTGCTGGTGCATACCCTAAAGCAACTGGCTGGATTCAAAATGAAATGAGCCGTGTTCGTACTATGCAAAATACAACCCGCATAAGCTATGACCACATGACCGCTTGCACCTCCTTAAGTTTTGGCAAACATTTAAATGTCATGCTCGAAGTTGAAGGTTCCGCTGAAAAAGTACTCCAAAAACTCATACGTGATGGCATTCCTAAAAGACTAGATTTACCCATCGTAGACAAGAATGAAGGGTGGGATAAATGA
- a CDS encoding porin → MLPNYLSVSGKTRQNDLDVGFTISIQPGASTTHAGVQGANATQGGNENRQAFLTFGDASWGSIKLGKDLGIYASDAILNDMTLLGVGGGAGNLAGNTTTLGRIGTGFMYADWKSQIAYSSPNWNGFSFTAGVTQSWDAVAGSIPGSASSDQRGGSEPAFEGKASYAWAGDFAGKVWASGITQKVQHITSTTSATGFNDDRAEAFDIGANVNVAGFGLTGYYGQGSGIGQTFQLFDGFDATGAQRDSDQYYVQGTYTIPGVGTKLGVSWGESKLDGNSVDSFSDVTDRMWVVGAYHPLTKHLNLVAEYSDTERTVADKTVGDLTGKSKTVSLGAILFF, encoded by the coding sequence TTGTTACCAAACTATCTATCAGTTTCTGGTAAAACACGTCAAAACGATTTGGATGTTGGTTTCACTATCAGCATTCAACCAGGTGCTTCAACAACACACGCTGGTGTTCAAGGCGCTAACGCTACTCAAGGTGGTAACGAAAACCGTCAAGCGTTCTTAACATTCGGTGATGCTTCATGGGGTTCTATCAAACTTGGTAAAGATCTAGGCATTTATGCTTCAGACGCTATCTTGAACGACATGACATTGTTAGGCGTTGGTGGTGGTGCTGGTAATCTTGCTGGCAATACAACAACACTAGGTCGTATCGGTACTGGTTTTATGTATGCTGACTGGAAATCACAAATCGCTTACTCTTCACCTAACTGGAATGGCTTCAGCTTCACAGCTGGTGTTACACAGTCATGGGATGCTGTAGCTGGTTCAATTCCAGGTAGCGCATCAAGCGATCAACGTGGTGGCTCAGAGCCAGCATTTGAAGGTAAAGCTTCTTACGCTTGGGCTGGTGACTTCGCAGGTAAAGTTTGGGCTTCTGGTATTACACAAAAAGTTCAACACATTACATCAACAACATCAGCTACAGGTTTCAATGATGATCGTGCTGAAGCATTTGATATTGGCGCTAACGTAAACGTTGCTGGTTTTGGTTTAACTGGTTACTACGGTCAAGGTTCTGGTATTGGTCAAACATTCCAATTGTTTGATGGTTTTGATGCAACAGGTGCACAACGTGATTCAGACCAATATTACGTTCAAGGTACATACACTATTCCAGGTGTTGGTACTAAATTAGGCGTTAGCTGGGGTGAGTCAAAACTTGATGGTAACTCAGTTGATTCATTCAGTGATGTTACTGACAGAATGTGGGTAGTTGGTGCTTACCATCCTCTTACAAAACATTTAAACTTGGTTGCTGAATACTCAGATACAGAGCGTACTGTTGCAGATAAAACAGTTGGCGATTTAACTGGTAAATCAAAAACTGTATCTTTAGGCGCAATCTTATTCTTCTAG